GGAGGCGGCATGCTGTTCAGGCGGGAGGGCCAGAGCTTGTGTCATCCCCTGATCCGACGCCCTACTGGCAATGGTGAGTCCTCACCTTACGGGGAAACCGAAGGAAGGGGCGACTCGCCCCGCGGCAGCACCAGCTCCACCAGCGCACCACCGGCTGGATGGTTGCGAGCCTCCACCCGACCGCCGTGGGTGAGGGCAATCTGCTGCACGATCGCCAGGCCGAGGCCGCTGCCGGAGCGGCGGCTGCGCACCCGGGAGGGATCACCGCGGTAGAAGCGCTCGAACAGATGCTTGAGGTCAGTGTCGCTGAACCCACAGCCGCGATCGCGCACCGTGAGCTCCCACCACTGCCCCGTGCCGCTGATGCCCACGTCGATCGCGGTGCCGTCGGGGGTGTAGCGCAGGGCGTTATCGAGCAGGTTGAGCAGAGCCCGGTGCAAGCGGCTCCCATCCCCCCGCAGCGGCGCGCTTGGGCAGGCCGCCAGATCGAGGCTCACGGCGCGCTGGTCGGCCAGGGGGCGCAGGCTGCTCCAGGCCTCCGCCAGCAGGTCGCGCAGGTCGAGGCAGCGGTAGCGCTCGTCATCGCCGGGGAGGCTGTTCTCCAGCCGCGACAACTCCAGCAGGTCCCCCACCAGCTCCCGCAACCGCTCCAGCTCACGTTGCAGCCGCTCGATCAGCACGACGTTGGAACGGGTGGCCTGGGCGGCCAGGCTGTCGCCCACCAGCAGCAGGGCCGTGAGGGGCGTCTTGAGCTCATGGGCCACATCACTCACCCAGCGGCTCTGTTGATCAAGCTGGGATTCGAGCGAGCGGCGGCTGCTGAGCCACACCGCCATCCAGCCGTCCTCTCCGGGCAGCAGGGTGGCTTCCAGCGGCTCGGCCCCGAGGCTCCACTCCACCCGCTGGGCCCGCTCCAGCCGGCGGGAGCGCTGGACTGCCTCCTCCAGCTCGGGTGAATGAACCAGCTGGCTGAGCTCTTCGCCACGCAACAGCGAATCGGCGGGCAGCTGCAGCAGATACTCAGCCTTGGTGTTGATCGCCTGGATGGTGCTGGCCCGATCGAGGGCCAGCCAACCGTGCGGGGCCGCATTCAGCCAGGCGAGCAGCTGGGAGCGGCTGAGCGGCGGGGCCGCCAGCGCACGGGCCTGGAGCGAACGGCGCCGCCAACTGGCGGCCGCCCGGGCCAGGCCCCAGCCGATCAGCACGCCGAAGGCCAGGGTGAGCAGAGACCTCACGGGAACAGAGCCCTCAACCGAAGCGGTAGCCGAAGCCTCGCACTGTGAGGATGTGTTCGGGAGCGGACGGGTTGGCCTCCAGCTTTTCCCGCAACCAGCGGATGTGCACGTCCACGGTCTTGGTGTCCACCACGTAGTCGGTGCCCCAGACCTCATCAATCAGTTGGTTGCGGTTCCAGACCCGGCCGGGGTTGTGCATGAAGAACTCCAGCAGGCGGTATTCCTTCGGCGAAAGGTTCACATTCACCCCCTCGCGGGTGACACGGAACTCATCGGGATAGAGGGTGAGACCCGCATGGCTGATGGCGGGGCGCACCGGAAAGCGCTCGGACGGGCCCTGGGAGCGGCGTAGCAGGGCGCGGCAGCGGGCCACGAGTTCACGCAGCCCGAACGGCTTGACCAGGTAATCGTCGGCGCCGAGCTCAAGGCCAAGCACCCGATCGGTTTCGGTGTCACGGGCGCTCACCATCAGGATCGGTGTGTGGGCATCGCTGCGGCGCAGATGGCGGCACACATCCAGGCCGCCCACACCAGGCAGCATCAGATCCAGCACCACCAGATCAAAGCCACCGCTCGACGCCTGCTGGCGGGCATCGATCTGGTTGATCGCCTGACGGCCGTTGGAAGCACACACCACATCGAAACCTTCATGGCGGAGCGCCTCTTGAAGGGTGGTCCTGATGCCTTCATCGTCATCGACGATCAGCAGCCGTGGCATGGGGGTTCCGGCCCAGGGGGCATCCTGGGCTGAAGCTAGGCCAGGCTCCTGCCGGCTCATCGGCGCTTGGGCAGATGGCTGATCACCAGATGGCGCTGCCCATCGATCTGCAGCCAGCCCTCTTCACGCAGCACGCCCAGCACGCGGGTGACGGTGACGCGGGTGGTGGAGAGGGCGCTGGCCAGTTCCTGATGGGTGAGCCGCAGGTTCAGCCGCAGGCCGGTGTCGCAGGCCTGGCCATAATCCTGAGCCAGCAATTCCAGGAAGCCGCGCACCCGTTCTTCCACGCGCCGCAGCCCCAGCAGCGACAGCATGGTTTCGGCCTGGCGGTAGCGCGACACCAGGGCCTGCATCATCGCCATAGCGAGATGGGGGGACTGCTCGATCTCAGCGCAGGAGAGGCAGAGCAGATCGGAATCGCAGATCGTGTAGGCGCCATAGGCCTGCACATTGGTGAGCGGCTCGCCGAAGGGTTCGTTGGGGCCGGCCAGGCCGAGCAGCAGTGCATCGCCGTGCATGGTGACGGCCTCAAGTTTCACCATGCCGCGCACCACCAGCCAGATGCTGTTCTTGATCAACGGCACACCGCTTCCGGCGGTGACGTGCAGCAGGTTGCGGTTGCGATAGCTGGTTTCGAGGATGTCTCGAATGGCGCCGCTGCGGCCGGCATCACGGAAAGGTGTCGAAACCATGGCCATCACCCGGGGACACCATTGAGCGTATGGAGGACTACCGACAACGAGGCAAAGGCCGGATAAGCAGTCGGTTAAGCAGCGGCTAAGGCCCCGGGCGGCGAGCAAGGCACAAGGGCTGGGGCGCCCCCAATCGGGTGCAATGTTTCAAAGAGGCTGCGGGTCAAGACAAGTTCAAGACCAAGATCAACGCCCCTCAAAAAGAAAGGGGGGCCGAAGCCCCCCTTGCGTTCAGGAACGACCGAGATAGCCCTTCCGGATGGCGATAACGAGCGCCTGAGGGTCAGGAGCCGATGTTGGCGATGGCCTTGCGGGCGCTGCTGAGGATGGCGCCGCGCAGGGGCACATATCCGAGGTCGTCGGCCTTGCCCTGGGCGGCAGGGCTGAGCAGATGGGTCATGGCCGTGCGGATCGAGCTGGCCTTGGCGCCATTGCCCTTGCGATAGGCAAGCACCCAGGTGAGGGTGGCGATCGGATAGCTCTCAGCGCCCGCCGGGTTGGCATCTTCACCCGCCAGCATGGCGTTCAGTTTGATGTTGTTGAGGGCGGCGGCACCGCTCTTGAGGTTGGGGAGCACGAACTTGCCCGCCTTGTTCTGGACGGCAGCCGCGCGGATCTTGCCCTTCACGAAGGCCTGGTTCAGGTAGCCGATCGAGCCGGGGGTGTTCTGGATGATGCCAGCTACACCTTCGTTGCCCTTGCCGCCCACACCGACGGGCCACTTGACGGCTTTGCCTTCACCCACGCGGCTCTTCCAGGCCGGTGAGAAGGAGGACAGGGAGTTGGTGAACGCGAAGGTGGTGCCGGAGCCGTCGGAGCGGTGAACCACGGAGATCCGGCCGGGCTTGCAACCCAGTTGCTTCCAGTCGTTGATCACGCCCAAGAACACATCAGCGGCCTGCTTCTGGGTGAGCTTGAGGTTGCAACCGGGCTGGTTGAAGGCGATCGCGATCGTGCCGCCCACTGTGGGGAACTGGACCACACCACGGCTCACTTTGGCAGCATCAGCGGCGCTGATCGGCTCGTCGGTGGCACCGAAATCAACAGTGCCAGCGATGAATTGGCGCACACCAGCACCTGAACCAACCGACTGATAATTGATCCTCGGACCGCCGCCAGCTGCCAGATCAGCAAAGGCACGTTGGTAGAATGGTGCTGGGAATGAAGCGCCGGCTCCATTGAGTGCGGTCTGTGCTGTAGCCGCCGCACCAACGCCGAGAACAGCAAGAGAACCAAAAACCAGGGCCTTCTTCGCGAAGGTCATTGGAGCAGCCAGTTGAAAGACTCCTGATAGTTAGCAGCGCCAGATGACCAGGCGTGTAATGGAACGGTTAAGAGCCTGTCAAGATCAGAGATGAATGGAACATTCTCAGCGCGAACGGGCTGTTCATGAACGAAACAACAGATCAAATCGTGTAGAGAGCAACTCCCGCCTGCAGGCCAAGCTGTCTCTGCCGGCCACGCCGGCAGCGCCTGACCGCACCCTCTTCCGGACACACCCCTCCCGTTCATGTCTCAGCTGCAGCAACCCTTCGAGCCCCTGCCGCCGCCGCCAGAGGCCGAGGCACTGATCGAAGTGCCGGTGGCGGAGCTGCAGCCCACCCAGATGTGCATCGGCATGGCGGAGGTGCTGCACCGGCGCGCCGACTTCCGAGGCGAACCCGACAAGCAGCGGCGCAACTACCTGCGGAAGAAGCCGGTGCCGCTGGCGCGCAGCGCCGCTGGCGGCCTCTGGATGGTGGACCGGCACCACCGCCTGCGCGGCCTGCTGGATGTGGACCCCGGGGCCACCGCCTACGGCTACGTGGTGCGTCAGCTCGACCACAGCGACCGGCCCTCAGTGCTGCGGGAGTTGCAGGCGCTGGGCTGGCTGTATCTGTTCGACGGCCGCGGCCAGGGCCCCTTGCCGCCGGAGCGGCTGCCCAGCAGCCTGCTGGACCTGCACGACGACCCTTACCGCAGCCTGGTGTGGAAGCTGAAGCGGGAGGGGGTGATCGAGGCGGCCCCTCTGATTCCCTTCCATGAGTTCCGCTGGGGGGCCTGGCTGCGTAGCCGTTACCTGCCACCGTTCACCTCCCTGCGACTGGAGCCGGCCCTGCCGGCCGCCCGCGCCCTGGCACGCTCCCAGGCCGCCTCGCGGCTGGCGGGCTGGAAAGGCTGAGGGCTGAGAGCTAGTAGCTGATCACGCAGCAGCTGGAGGAACCCGGTGCAGGGGATTCCCAGGCTTGACGGCGTTCTGCAGCCGGTCGCGGTCCGCGAGGGCGGAGTCGTGTGCCCGCTCCCGGAAGGCGGTGGTGACGGTGGTGACGGTCAAGACCAGCACGGCGCTTCCAGCCACGGCCAGGAGCGCCAGCCGTCCTGTGCCGACCACCGCCGGTGTGGCATTGCGAACAGAACCTTGGCGGGTTGGGGGACAGCCGGGTGCGTGCCAGGGGGAAACCCACCCTGGAGGAATCGGCCAGCGCCCATACGGTGAAGGGAATGGCGGTCAGGCATGCAGAGCCACGGGTTCGGCTTCTACGTGGTGGTGTTCTTCGCGGTGATCGTGCTGCGCTACTTCCTCGTGGCCGGAATCTCCCATCTGCTGTTGTACCGATCGGAGCCGACGGGCGCCACGGCGATCATGGCCGCAGCGGCTTCGTCGCAGCCTCCGGCGATCGGCCGCCGCCCCTCGCGCCGCTGGATCGGCCATGACATCCGGCTCTCGATGATGTCGGCGGCGATCTTCGCACTGGCGACCGCCGCGATGATGACGGCCTACAACCATGGCTTCACCCTGCTATACGACGGCACCAGCATGCGTGGCCTGCTCTATGCCGCGTTCAGCTATGGCGCCGTGCTGATCCTGCAGGACGGTTATTTTTTCGCCACCCATCGGTTGTTCCATCACCCTGCCCTGTTCGCGCGCTGGCATCAGGGTCATCACCGATCGCCGTGCCCTACACCCTGGACCTCCTTCGCTTTCGATCCGGCCGAAGCGGCGGTCCAGGCGGTGTTCCTCGTGGCGATCGTGTTCGTGGTGCCCCTCCATGTGGTGACCCTGCTGGCGGTGCTCACCACCATGAGCGTGTGGGCGGTGGTGAACCACCTCGGCCTCGATCACCTGCCCGGTTCATTTCCGCACCACTGGCTGGGACGCTGGGTGATCGGCCCCCAGCATCATTCGCTCCACCACCGCAGGCACAGCGTTCACTTCGGTCTTTATTTCACGTTCTGGGACATCCTCTGCGGCACCCAGGATCCTGTCTATAGCAGGGAACTGAGCCCTCGTCCAGAGCCATCATGCCCAGTGTCGCCAGGGACCAGCTAAGCGAAGACGCTCCATTTTCGGGCTCGGTCATACGATGTTGCCGCTGGATCGCAGCTTGAATTGGCCACCCACTTGCAGAGGCATACCCTTCGATTGCTATGTTGAAGACGTCTTCAGGCGCATCCGAACATGCTCACTGGATCTGATTTGCTGGCCAAAGTCAAGGAGCTTGGCGATGCCTCCAAGTCTGAGCTCGTCCGCAGCTGCGGTTATCTCAGCAC
This genomic window from Synechococcus sp. MW101C3 contains:
- a CDS encoding cell wall metabolism sensor histidine kinase WalK; its protein translation is MRSLLTLAFGVLIGWGLARAAASWRRRSLQARALAAPPLSRSQLLAWLNAAPHGWLALDRASTIQAINTKAEYLLQLPADSLLRGEELSQLVHSPELEEAVQRSRRLERAQRVEWSLGAEPLEATLLPGEDGWMAVWLSSRRSLESQLDQQSRWVSDVAHELKTPLTALLLVGDSLAAQATRSNVVLIERLQRELERLRELVGDLLELSRLENSLPGDDERYRCLDLRDLLAEAWSSLRPLADQRAVSLDLAACPSAPLRGDGSRLHRALLNLLDNALRYTPDGTAIDVGISGTGQWWELTVRDRGCGFSDTDLKHLFERFYRGDPSRVRSRRSGSGLGLAIVQQIALTHGGRVEARNHPAGGALVELVLPRGESPLPSVSP
- a CDS encoding ParB-like protein, with amino-acid sequence MSQLQQPFEPLPPPPEAEALIEVPVAELQPTQMCIGMAEVLHRRADFRGEPDKQRRNYLRKKPVPLARSAAGGLWMVDRHHRLRGLLDVDPGATAYGYVVRQLDHSDRPSVLRELQALGWLYLFDGRGQGPLPPERLPSSLLDLHDDPYRSLVWKLKREGVIEAAPLIPFHEFRWGAWLRSRYLPPFTSLRLEPALPAARALARSQAASRLAGWKG
- a CDS encoding response regulator transcription factor — its product is MPRLLIVDDDEGIRTTLQEALRHEGFDVVCASNGRQAINQIDARQQASSGGFDLVVLDLMLPGVGGLDVCRHLRRSDAHTPILMVSARDTETDRVLGLELGADDYLVKPFGLRELVARCRALLRRSQGPSERFPVRPAISHAGLTLYPDEFRVTREGVNVNLSPKEYRLLEFFMHNPGRVWNRNQLIDEVWGTDYVVDTKTVDVHIRWLREKLEANPSAPEHILTVRGFGYRFG
- a CDS encoding sterol desaturase family protein — its product is MQSHGFGFYVVVFFAVIVLRYFLVAGISHLLLYRSEPTGATAIMAAAASSQPPAIGRRPSRRWIGHDIRLSMMSAAIFALATAAMMTAYNHGFTLLYDGTSMRGLLYAAFSYGAVLILQDGYFFATHRLFHHPALFARWHQGHHRSPCPTPWTSFAFDPAEAAVQAVFLVAIVFVVPLHVVTLLAVLTTMSVWAVVNHLGLDHLPGSFPHHWLGRWVIGPQHHSLHHRRHSVHFGLYFTFWDILCGTQDPVYSRELSPRPEPSCPVSPGTS
- the pstS gene encoding phosphate ABC transporter substrate-binding protein PstS is translated as MTFAKKALVFGSLAVLGVGAAATAQTALNGAGASFPAPFYQRAFADLAAGGGPRINYQSVGSGAGVRQFIAGTVDFGATDEPISAADAAKVSRGVVQFPTVGGTIAIAFNQPGCNLKLTQKQAADVFLGVINDWKQLGCKPGRISVVHRSDGSGTTFAFTNSLSSFSPAWKSRVGEGKAVKWPVGVGGKGNEGVAGIIQNTPGSIGYLNQAFVKGKIRAAAVQNKAGKFVLPNLKSGAAALNNIKLNAMLAGEDANPAGAESYPIATLTWVLAYRKGNGAKASSIRTAMTHLLSPAAQGKADDLGYVPLRGAILSSARKAIANIGS
- a CDS encoding Crp/Fnr family transcriptional regulator; its protein translation is MVSTPFRDAGRSGAIRDILETSYRNRNLLHVTAGSGVPLIKNSIWLVVRGMVKLEAVTMHGDALLLGLAGPNEPFGEPLTNVQAYGAYTICDSDLLCLSCAEIEQSPHLAMAMMQALVSRYRQAETMLSLLGLRRVEERVRGFLELLAQDYGQACDTGLRLNLRLTHQELASALSTTRVTVTRVLGVLREEGWLQIDGQRHLVISHLPKRR